A stretch of the Haloplanus aerogenes genome encodes the following:
- the ileS gene encoding isoleucine--tRNA ligase, producing the protein MDDADDVSDQYAPEDVESSVNAYWDEHDAYEAAKEAHADDPPFFFVDGPPYTSGQMHLGTAWNKTLKDAILRYKRMSGFDVTDRPGYDMHGLPIEVKVEEELGFDSKKDIEEYGMEAFIEECKSFAEENREKMDEDFQSIGAWMDWDDPYRTVSPEYMEATWWAFQQVHENGLVERGKRAINQCPRCETAIADNEVEYHEIESPSIYVKFSLQDREGSLVIWTTTPWTIPANEFVAVDPEMTYQAVEATKDGETETLYVAEPCVEDVLREGRYEDYEVAAEFTGEELVGWQYDHPLADEVPDHATGEGVGQVYAADYVEADRTGLVHSAPGHGQEDFERGQELGLPVFSPVAGDGTFTDEAGAYAGQFVRDANDDIIADLEANGRLLSSGTHSHRYGQCWRCDTDIVYLATDQWFITVTDVKEELLENIEDSEWHPQWARDNRFKNFVADAPDWNVSRQRYWGIPLPVWVPEDDPNPSAEDILVVGTREELAERADGEVDPETIDLHRPSVDPITITEDGTTYERVPDVFDVWIDSSVATWGTLDYPGETEAFDDLWPADLIVEAHDQTRGWFWSQLGMGTAALGQIPYEEVVMHGFANDSEGRKMSKSLGNIVTPQEAIDRFGRDPLRAYLMSHDQHGVDLSFEWEGLGEMQSTLNIFWNVFRFPLQYMALDDYDPADADLSDGELTVVDEWVLSRLQSVKAEASEAWDDYAVHDALNAVLEFVTEDVSRFYVKAIRERMWEEADSASKRGAYATLATVLDETIRLLAPVTPYLAEEMYQILDGEATTVHQLAYPTVDDDWHDPDLETDVAVLRAVEEAAANARQQGGRKLRWPVPRVIVETEDADVADAVQSLSDLLADRVNARAIEVVDAFDELVERAEPEMGVIGPAFGGDAQEVMAAVEGLRREDLEADDFVVTVDGEDYELTDEMVSFRAEPPENVASADFDLTLDGDRTGGTVYVDTSLTDDIESEGYARDVVRRIQEMRKRLELDVDERIRTRVDVDDDRVAGFVDEHRDLIAEETRTAEFAADADGLVEEWEVEGVGVTIGIERLEAEQRAA; encoded by the coding sequence ATGGACGACGCCGACGACGTCAGCGACCAGTACGCCCCCGAGGACGTGGAGTCCTCGGTGAACGCGTACTGGGACGAACACGACGCCTACGAGGCGGCGAAGGAGGCCCACGCGGACGACCCGCCCTTCTTCTTCGTCGACGGCCCGCCGTACACGAGCGGCCAGATGCACCTCGGCACGGCGTGGAACAAGACGCTGAAAGACGCCATCCTCCGCTACAAGCGGATGTCGGGGTTCGACGTGACCGACCGCCCCGGCTACGACATGCACGGCCTCCCCATCGAGGTGAAAGTCGAGGAGGAACTCGGTTTCGACTCCAAGAAGGACATCGAGGAGTACGGGATGGAGGCGTTCATCGAGGAGTGCAAGTCGTTCGCCGAGGAAAATCGGGAGAAGATGGACGAGGACTTCCAATCCATCGGCGCGTGGATGGACTGGGACGACCCCTACCGCACGGTGTCGCCGGAGTACATGGAGGCGACGTGGTGGGCGTTCCAGCAGGTCCACGAGAACGGCCTCGTCGAACGCGGCAAGCGCGCCATCAACCAGTGTCCGCGGTGTGAGACGGCCATCGCCGACAACGAGGTCGAGTACCACGAAATCGAGTCCCCCTCCATCTACGTCAAGTTCTCCCTGCAGGACCGCGAGGGCTCGCTCGTCATCTGGACGACGACGCCGTGGACCATCCCGGCCAACGAGTTCGTCGCCGTCGACCCCGAGATGACGTATCAGGCCGTGGAAGCGACGAAGGACGGCGAGACGGAGACGCTCTACGTCGCCGAGCCCTGCGTCGAGGACGTCCTCCGCGAGGGCCGGTACGAGGACTACGAAGTCGCCGCGGAGTTCACGGGCGAGGAACTCGTGGGCTGGCAGTACGATCACCCGCTGGCCGACGAGGTGCCGGATCACGCCACCGGCGAGGGTGTCGGGCAGGTGTACGCCGCCGACTACGTCGAAGCCGACCGCACCGGTCTCGTCCACTCCGCACCCGGCCACGGGCAGGAAGACTTCGAACGCGGGCAGGAACTCGGTCTGCCCGTCTTCTCGCCCGTCGCCGGCGACGGCACCTTCACCGACGAGGCCGGGGCGTACGCCGGGCAGTTCGTCCGCGACGCCAACGACGACATCATCGCGGATCTGGAGGCGAACGGCCGCCTGCTGTCGTCGGGCACGCACTCTCATCGCTACGGACAGTGCTGGCGGTGCGATACGGACATCGTCTACCTCGCCACCGACCAGTGGTTCATCACCGTCACCGACGTGAAAGAAGAGCTGTTGGAAAACATCGAGGACAGCGAGTGGCACCCGCAGTGGGCACGGGACAACCGGTTCAAGAACTTCGTCGCGGACGCCCCGGACTGGAACGTCTCGCGCCAGCGCTACTGGGGGATTCCGCTGCCCGTCTGGGTGCCCGAGGACGACCCGAACCCGAGCGCGGAGGACATCCTCGTCGTCGGCACGCGCGAGGAACTCGCGGAGCGTGCGGATGGGGAGGTCGACCCCGAGACCATCGACCTGCATCGCCCGAGCGTCGACCCCATCACCATCACGGAGGACGGCACCACCTACGAGCGCGTGCCGGACGTGTTCGACGTGTGGATCGACTCCTCGGTGGCGACGTGGGGTACCCTCGACTATCCGGGTGAGACGGAGGCGTTCGACGACCTCTGGCCCGCCGATCTGATCGTCGAGGCCCACGACCAGACCCGCGGCTGGTTCTGGTCGCAGTTGGGCATGGGCACCGCCGCCCTCGGCCAGATTCCGTACGAGGAGGTCGTCATGCACGGCTTCGCCAACGACAGCGAGGGCCGGAAGATGTCGAAGTCGCTCGGCAACATCGTCACGCCACAGGAGGCCATCGACCGCTTCGGGCGTGACCCCCTGCGCGCCTACCTCATGAGCCACGATCAGCACGGCGTCGACCTCTCCTTCGAGTGGGAGGGGCTGGGCGAGATGCAGTCGACGCTCAACATCTTCTGGAACGTCTTCCGATTCCCCCTGCAGTACATGGCACTCGACGACTACGACCCCGCCGATGCCGACCTCTCCGATGGGGAACTGACCGTCGTCGACGAGTGGGTGCTCTCGCGCCTGCAGTCCGTCAAAGCTGAAGCCAGCGAGGCGTGGGACGACTACGCCGTCCACGACGCACTCAACGCCGTCCTCGAGTTCGTCACCGAGGACGTCTCCCGCTTCTACGTGAAGGCCATCCGGGAACGGATGTGGGAGGAGGCCGACTCGGCCTCGAAACGCGGCGCCTACGCCACGCTCGCGACGGTCCTCGACGAGACGATTCGCCTGCTGGCTCCCGTCACCCCCTACCTCGCGGAGGAGATGTACCAGATCCTCGACGGCGAGGCGACGACGGTCCACCAACTCGCCTATCCGACCGTCGACGACGACTGGCACGACCCCGACCTCGAAACCGACGTGGCCGTCCTCCGGGCGGTGGAGGAAGCGGCGGCGAACGCCCGCCAGCAGGGTGGTCGCAAGCTCCGCTGGCCCGTCCCGCGCGTGATCGTCGAGACCGAAGACGCCGACGTGGCCGACGCGGTGCAGTCACTCTCCGACCTGCTGGCCGACCGGGTGAACGCCCGCGCCATCGAGGTGGTCGACGCCTTCGACGAACTGGTCGAACGCGCCGAACCCGAGATGGGCGTGATCGGTCCCGCCTTCGGCGGCGACGCACAGGAGGTCATGGCGGCGGTCGAGGGTCTGCGCCGTGAGGACCTCGAAGCCGACGACTTCGTCGTCACCGTCGACGGCGAGGACTACGAGTTGACCGACGAGATGGTGTCGTTCCGCGCCGAACCGCCAGAGAACGTCGCCAGCGCCGACTTCGACCTGACCCTCGACGGCGACCGCACGGGCGGCACCGTCTACGTCGACACGTCGCTGACCGACGACATCGAGTCGGAGGGCTACGCTCGCGACGTGGTCCGGCGGATTCAGGAGATGCGCAAGCGACTGGAGCTGGACGTGGACGAGCGCATCCGCACGCGGGTCGACGTGGACGACGACCGGGTCGCCGGCTTCGTCGACGAACATCGCGACCTGATCGCCGAGGAGACGCGAACGGCCGAGTTCGCCGCCGACGCCGACGGCCTCGTCGAGGAGTGGGAGGTCGAAGGCGTCGGCGTCACCATCGGTATCGAGCGCTTGGAAGCGGAACAGCGGGCGGCCTGA